Sequence from the Fragaria vesca subsp. vesca linkage group LG4, FraVesHawaii_1.0, whole genome shotgun sequence genome:
TGTTTTGGTAATCAAGTTCCTAAGTTTGTTGGACCCTGTGTGTTTAGAACTATATATTAAGGAGTCTGGAAACTGGTTTAACATATGCTAAACACAATTATCATTGAACAGAGCAGACTAACACGTACACTAACATAATTACTTAGTACACCATTCTCAGTAATCTAATATATTGGGGTATCAGAAGTTCTGGACCATTGTTGTATATATGTGTTTTCTTTGGTTTATTTCCTTGAATTTGCAATCATCATCAGTTTCTTTAACTATTGAAATATGCTAGTTAGCTAGCAAACAATCAAATCTTAATCTAGAAAGAAAATTGATAATACATTGGTCATGCCCTTCTGCTCTTGTCGTTTTCATGGATGCAAATGCAATGGATTGTCCTTGACTATTATTAAGCAAAAATAAATAAATAAAATGAATTCAGCTACATGGAAGCTTATGATTTAATTAACAATTCGTGGTTACATCTGATGTCATTCACTTTGTAGAGTCGAAACTCAAAACCATACAACGTGAGAGTTCAATTGGTCAACATTTCTCAAAAACCCTAAATCCTAAACAGCAAAAAGCAAACCAAGTATATGACATAAACTTGACTTCTAGATTTGTACAATTTCGAAAATCATCTATCTAATGAATCTGATTTGTTAACTCGTCAAATTATTACATATAAATATGATGAGATTATAAGAATGTAGATTTCGACCCTAAAATCCTCTTCTAAACAATTGTCATACTAATACATACGACTACAATAATGTATATCGAATTATCATTCAATACGATAGAGAGAGGAGGACTCAAAAAAACAAAAGAAAGAATAGTACTAAAAAAGAATTTAAAAAAAGAAAAAGAAAGAAGAAGAAAAAAAAGTGGACATGTGGACCAACCCGGGTAACAAATCGGTTGTCAAATTGACTTAGAGTCTTCTTCCTCTGTTGTTGAAGGAATGAGTTGCTCAGTTGTGTGTATATATTAGTCATGTAGAGACTGTAGAGTATTATATTTCTCTCAGGGTTTCCTGGCCTGAGTTATCGGCTTATTTTCATCCCATTTTAACACATCCTATATCTTCACTCTCAAGTCTCACAATATCCTCTGATCTGAGTACAAAAATGGGATTAAGGGCTGCTGCACATTCATCATCTTCTTCCATAGACAGCAGCAACCATCCTGATCTTGATGGTCTTCTGATTCCTAAGCCTTCCGGGTCGTCGTCTTCTTCCTCTCTCTCTCACAAAATCAAAATCTTCAATGGTGGTACTAATTCTCGTAACAGTCGCAGAAGCAGTCATACCAGAACAGATTTGAGCACTGATCTCAGACTTGGCCTCAGCATCTCACCTTATCATCACTCTGACTTGTCTTCCACTACTTCAAGCCCAAGGTATGTGTTTCTAGGCTTGTAGCTCTATTACTCTGTTATTCCCAAATGGATATTGCTTAGTGTTGTTGGCTAATAAATCCTCTGTATTGTTCTGTTCAAAATTCTTCTTCAGGGAAGAAGCATTGTTAAGCTGGCCGCCGATCAAATCGATCTTGAGGTGCACACTTTCAGGCAAAGCAGAGAATTTCCATCATCAAAATTCTTCTCTATTTGTGAAGGTGTACATGGAGGGAATCCCAATTGGTAGAAAATTAAATCTGTTTGCTCATGATGGTTATGATGCTTTGATCACATCTCTGAGCCTCATGTTCAAGACCACCATTCTTTGTAAGTTGACACAAACACATCTTGTTATATAGGAACTCGAATTTTTGGATCAAAAATAATATTTGGGTTAATATTAATTTCTCTTTCTTGCTTTTTGGTTAAATGCAGGTCCTGATAATAATCATGTTCATTCAGAGAAATATCATGTCTTAACGTATGAAGATCAAGAAGGGGATTGGATGCTAGTGGGTGATGTGCCTTGGGAGTAAGCACCTAAAACCCAACTCTAATTCTTTTACCTAGTTCATAAATTTTCAAAGGCTAGCGACTTTCTGCATCAATTTTAGCATTATCCAATTTGGAGTGCAGAAATTAATCGCCTTCCTTTCCTAAATAACACAAATTGTGTTTTTAAAATGTGGTTCACCTAGCATTTCTCTAACACATACTGTGTCTCTAATTTTATTTCTTGAAACAGGATATTCTTGACTACGGTGAAAAGACTGAAGATCACTAGAGCAGACAGATGTTAGCTACATTATATTGATTTGTTCATCTTTACTTACTATCAGACTCAGAGTTGTCTGCCCTAATCCAGTTTTTGCCTTATTGGTGGTTCAAACTTCATACTCAAACACTGTGTACAGCATTAATATCATAACAGAGATTATACTTGTTTCCCTCTTTCTGGGTTTTTCTTTTTCCCCCATCAAAACCAATCATTGCAGGGTAGGCAAGGTTGTTACAAAGGGGCCATACAAGGGCTTCATTTTTTTCATTTTTCTTCTGTGTTCCTTTCGCATTGTTAGGTGAGAGATCGATGTTGTCACTACAAGAAAGATTGCTGCCATTGAAATCTCTGTTATAATTCGGAAACTATGATCGCTCTTCATCAAGAAAGGACTTGGTACACGTGTTTTCTTGTCTCCCATGGGAGCTTTAGACGTGCACACCATCCAAAAGGATTTCGATTCATTCAAACTTGGACAATAACATTGATCATGTATACTTGATCTGTAATCATAATGTAGAGGACTGCGTGAATATATACAATGAATTTGATCGCCCAATTTCTTGAAACGTGGGGGTGGCTGTGGTGGTGTCTTGAAAGGCAAGATGAATAGCTGTGCTTCATCATACGTAAACTTGGAAGAGCATAGGTGTTACTTATTATTTCTAGTAATTTTTGGCAGGCCATTTTGATT
This genomic interval carries:
- the LOC101293288 gene encoding auxin-responsive protein IAA31-like — encoded protein: MGLRAAAHSSSSSIDSSNHPDLDGLLIPKPSGSSSSSSLSHKIKIFNGGTNSRNSRRSSHTRTDLSTDLRLGLSISPYHHSDLSSTTSSPREEALLSWPPIKSILRCTLSGKAENFHHQNSSLFVKVYMEGIPIGRKLNLFAHDGYDALITSLSLMFKTTILCPDNNHVHSEKYHVLTYEDQEGDWMLVGDVPWEIFLTTVKRLKITRADRC